The following coding sequences lie in one Clostridia bacterium genomic window:
- the steA gene encoding putative cytokinetic ring protein SteA, with protein MFYIKGKAKKDDKTKNLVKKIKKNEIAVIDHTDIDEIAAYSLIEKKVKLIINAAQSITGTYPSKGCELLENAGIFILDEIGREKYNMIKDGDFIELIEDNIYVNGKLLCKATILTKNQIEKKMLESRKNVKNELNKFIDNTLKYAKLEKDFFIDEIEVPNIKTNIYGRHVLVVIRGKNYKEDLMAIKSYIDEIKPVTIGVDGGADALIESGYKPDIVIGDMDSVSDNTLKKCKEIIVHAYIDGEAPGLKRIQSLGLKCNVFSFPGTSEDIAMILSYEKGAELIVTVGSHTSMIDFLEKGRPGMASTLLVRLKVGTKLVDAKGVSELYRIPLKFRYVAGVLIAAIFPIIVIVFFSPNLFSLYKLIELKLKLFLGW; from the coding sequence ATGTTTTATATAAAGGGAAAAGCAAAAAAAGATGATAAAACTAAAAATTTAGTTAAGAAAATTAAAAAAAATGAGATAGCGGTCATTGATCATACAGATATCGATGAAATAGCGGCTTATTCTTTGATTGAAAAGAAAGTGAAGCTGATAATAAATGCAGCCCAGTCTATAACCGGTACCTATCCTAGCAAAGGCTGTGAGTTATTGGAAAATGCGGGAATATTTATTTTAGATGAAATAGGTCGAGAAAAATATAACATGATAAAAGATGGCGATTTTATTGAATTGATAGAAGATAATATTTATGTTAATGGAAAATTGTTGTGTAAAGCAACAATTTTGACAAAAAATCAGATTGAAAAAAAGATGTTAGAATCAAGAAAAAATGTAAAAAATGAATTAAACAAATTTATTGATAATACTTTAAAGTATGCAAAACTTGAAAAAGATTTCTTTATAGATGAGATAGAAGTTCCTAATATAAAAACTAATATATATGGAAGACATGTGCTGGTGGTTATAAGAGGAAAAAATTATAAGGAAGATCTAATGGCTATAAAAAGCTATATAGATGAAATAAAACCTGTGACGATAGGTGTAGATGGTGGGGCAGATGCGTTAATAGAAAGCGGTTATAAACCAGATATAGTTATAGGAGATATGGATAGTGTAAGTGATAATACATTGAAAAAATGTAAAGAAATAATTGTACATGCATATATAGATGGTGAGGCACCCGGATTGAAAAGAATACAATCTCTCGGATTGAAGTGCAATGTGTTTTCTTTCCCCGGCACAAGTGAAGACATAGCCATGATATTGTCCTACGAAAAAGGTGCAGAGCTGATTGTAACCGTTGGAAGCCATACTAGTATGATAGATTTTCTTGAAAAAGGGAGGCCAGGCATGGCTAGTACTTTATTGGTAAGGTTGAAGGTAGGCACAAAGCTGGTAGATGCAAAAGGTGTCAGTGAATTATACAGGATTCCTCTCAAATTTCGCTATGTAGCAGGGGTGTTGATAGCAGCTATTTTTCCCATTATTGTGATTGTATTTTTTTCACCAAATTTATTCTCACTTTATAAACTTATAGAGTTAAAGCTAAAATTATTTTTAGGTTGGTAG
- the spo0A gene encoding sporulation transcription factor Spo0A, which translates to MNKIKVVIADDNKDFCEIMKEYFVKQEDMEIVGIANDGIEAVNIIMKTKPDIVVLDIIMPHLDGLGVLEKLNSSELISYPKIVVLSAVGQDKITQRAISLGADYYMIKPFDMEIFVQRIREMVNTNSHIVKRKISYFKDNPREESSSLELEITNMIHEIGVPAHIKGYLYLREAINMVVKNVELLSAITKELYPAIANKFNTTPSRVERAIRHAIEVAWSRGRVDTINKLFGYTVHDEKGKPTNGEFIAMVADKLRMDAKYS; encoded by the coding sequence ATGAACAAAATTAAAGTAGTGATTGCAGATGACAACAAAGATTTTTGTGAAATTATGAAAGAATATTTTGTTAAACAGGAGGACATGGAGATTGTTGGAATAGCTAATGATGGAATAGAAGCAGTAAACATTATAATGAAAACAAAACCTGATATAGTTGTTTTGGATATTATCATGCCGCACCTTGATGGATTAGGAGTGCTTGAAAAATTGAATTCATCTGAGCTTATTTCATATCCTAAAATAGTTGTGTTATCGGCTGTAGGTCAGGATAAAATCACCCAAAGGGCTATAAGCCTAGGAGCTGATTATTATATGATAAAGCCTTTTGATATGGAGATATTTGTACAAAGGATTAGAGAGATGGTTAATACAAATTCTCACATAGTAAAGAGAAAGATAAGTTATTTCAAAGATAACCCTAGAGAAGAAAGCTCATCCCTTGAACTAGAAATAACAAACATGATACATGAAATAGGGGTACCTGCTCATATAAAAGGCTATCTATATTTAAGGGAAGCAATAAATATGGTAGTGAAAAATGTAGAACTTTTAAGTGCTATAACCAAAGAACTATATCCTGCTATAGCTAATAAGTTCAATACTACTCCCAGCAGGGTAGAAAGAGCGATAAGACATGCAATAGAGGTGGCTTGGAGTCGTGGGAGGGTGGATACTATAAATAAACTTTTTGGTTATACCGTTCATGATGAGAAAGGCAAACCTACTAATGGTGAATTTATCGCTATGGTGGCAGATAAACTGAGAATGGATGCAAAATATAGTTGA
- the spoIVB gene encoding SpoIVB peptidase, whose translation MWSKNTNKKIIGVILSIIIVALNFSPQIQGISQIPSEIKVLEGNHHTFDFNLPLNVCIESDKSGIIKINDGPDETKKVNCNLSKPLNLSTISKGKVNLEFKIFGIIPLKRITLNVIPEIKLVPGGQSIGVSLFTKGALVVGVSDIQTEDGKIYNPAEQAGILPGDVIEQVEEKDVKDADHLSNIINKKDGKPINLGINREGKRIFVSITPAKDANDKQYRLGLWVRDSTMGVGTLTFYEPKSNIYGALGHAITDMDTGSILSVQNGEIVNSQVISIIQGEKGKPGEIKGVFSGGKDAIGDIKLNTIYGIYGSVYSKFYDQLDAKALPIMLQSEVKEGPAKILSTIDDTGVREFDVEIIKTVKQDNQQSKGMVIKIVDQELLKKTGGIVQGMSGSPIIQDNKIVGAITHVFINDPSKGYGIYIEWMLKEAENKMAS comes from the coding sequence TTGTGGAGTAAAAATACCAATAAAAAAATTATTGGTGTTATTTTATCAATTATTATTGTAGCATTAAATTTTTCTCCCCAAATTCAAGGTATATCACAAATACCTTCTGAAATAAAAGTTTTAGAAGGGAATCACCATACTTTTGATTTTAACCTGCCCTTAAATGTATGCATTGAATCGGACAAGTCTGGAATAATAAAAATAAATGATGGACCAGATGAAACCAAAAAAGTCAATTGTAATTTAAGCAAACCATTAAATTTAAGCACAATTTCTAAAGGAAAAGTAAACCTTGAGTTTAAAATATTTGGCATAATACCTTTAAAAAGAATAACGCTAAATGTAATACCTGAGATAAAATTAGTTCCAGGTGGGCAATCAATCGGTGTTTCATTATTTACTAAAGGTGCGCTTGTTGTGGGAGTATCAGATATTCAAACTGAAGATGGTAAAATATATAATCCTGCAGAACAAGCAGGAATATTACCGGGAGACGTGATAGAACAGGTGGAAGAAAAAGATGTAAAAGATGCAGACCATTTGTCTAATATCATCAATAAAAAGGATGGAAAACCAATAAATTTAGGTATCAATCGTGAAGGGAAAAGAATATTTGTCAGCATAACACCTGCGAAGGATGCAAATGACAAGCAATATAGATTAGGGTTATGGGTGAGAGATAGTACCATGGGAGTTGGTACTTTAACTTTTTATGAACCAAAATCTAATATTTATGGGGCTTTAGGGCATGCAATTACTGATATGGATACAGGCTCTATATTGTCTGTACAGAATGGTGAGATAGTTAATTCCCAGGTTATTTCAATAATACAAGGTGAAAAAGGTAAACCAGGGGAAATAAAGGGGGTTTTTTCCGGTGGCAAGGATGCTATAGGTGATATAAAACTGAACACGATATATGGCATATACGGCAGTGTATACAGTAAATTTTATGACCAGCTTGATGCTAAAGCACTTCCAATAATGCTTCAATCTGAAGTAAAGGAAGGTCCAGCCAAGATATTGAGCACAATTGATGATACTGGTGTGAGAGAATTTGATGTTGAGATAATTAAAACTGTAAAACAGGACAATCAGCAGTCTAAAGGTATGGTAATCAAGATAGTAGATCAAGAGCTGCTTAAAAAAACGGGAGGCATAGTACAGGGCATGAGTGGCAGCCCAATAATACAAGATAATAAAATTGTAGGCGCAATCACCCACGTATTTATAAATGATCCTTCCAAGGGTTATGGAATATATATTGAGTGGATGTTGAAAGAAGCAGAAAATAAAATGGCAAGTTAA
- the recN gene encoding DNA repair protein RecN, producing MLRELNIKNFALIDSLSITFDEGFNVLTGETGAGKSIIIDAVNLALGGRANRDLIKKNETNCIVEALFDIKYNNKVSQALDSFGLNENIDETLVLTREINANDRNICRINGRPVTLSMLKEISSYLIDIHGQHEHQSLLHSSNHIHLLDSLSGKQSEHIKKEVKQNYIEWKAIKDKIADLKKDDSELEKKIDFLIYQIEEIDRVNLQADQEEELMQQYKIMKNSQKMIEKLNKAYTILYNGEGIKPAVIDILSHIVTDIQELVGIDDSLNMTYQDLNSILLQIQDIAIDIRQYRDNLDFDPEQLNEAEQRIDTINRLKRKYGNSIQDIINYRNRIYEELQFYKNAELRLEQLNLQLESSSKKLFDSCTKLSERRKKTAQNLEKLVNDELEDLGLQSAQFVVDIHSPTKDKGQSPSEINFSMYGFDKVEFMISTNIGQDVKPLAKIVSGGEVSRIMLALKNVLAAVDDIPSLIFDEIDTGISGRTGQMVAEKIAQISRTRQVICVTHLASIAAMADIHFFIQKKVEGGDTSTVVNRLDGKQTVSEIARLLGGKNITDISLNHAQEMLKTAKKLKKAI from the coding sequence ATGCTCCGTGAATTGAATATCAAAAACTTTGCTTTGATTGATTCTTTAAGTATTACATTTGATGAAGGTTTCAATGTGTTAACGGGAGAAACAGGTGCCGGGAAATCAATAATAATAGATGCTGTTAATCTGGCCCTTGGTGGAAGAGCTAATAGGGACCTTATTAAAAAAAATGAAACCAATTGTATAGTGGAGGCTCTTTTTGACATAAAATATAATAACAAAGTAAGCCAAGCATTGGACTCATTTGGATTAAATGAAAATATTGATGAAACTTTGGTCCTTACAAGGGAGATAAACGCCAATGATAGAAATATATGCAGAATAAATGGAAGACCGGTTACATTAAGCATGTTAAAAGAAATAAGTTCTTACCTGATAGATATACACGGACAACATGAACATCAATCACTTTTACATTCCAGCAATCACATTCATTTATTGGATAGTTTGAGCGGTAAACAATCAGAACACATAAAAAAAGAAGTTAAGCAAAATTATATTGAATGGAAAGCTATAAAGGATAAGATTGCTGATCTTAAAAAAGATGATAGTGAACTGGAAAAAAAGATTGATTTTTTAATATATCAGATAGAAGAGATTGATAGGGTAAATTTGCAAGCAGACCAAGAAGAAGAGTTGATGCAACAATACAAGATTATGAAAAACAGTCAAAAAATGATTGAAAAATTGAATAAAGCATACACTATTTTGTACAATGGAGAAGGGATAAAACCGGCAGTGATCGATATCCTATCCCATATAGTCACCGATATTCAAGAATTGGTAGGAATAGATGATAGTCTTAATATGACTTACCAAGATTTAAATAGTATTCTTTTACAGATACAGGATATTGCCATAGATATAAGGCAATATAGGGATAACCTTGATTTTGATCCTGAACAACTAAATGAAGCGGAACAGAGAATCGATACTATAAATAGATTGAAGAGAAAGTACGGCAATTCTATTCAAGATATAATAAATTATAGAAATAGAATATATGAAGAACTCCAGTTTTATAAAAATGCTGAATTGCGTTTAGAACAGTTAAACTTGCAATTAGAATCCTCTAGCAAAAAGCTATTTGATTCATGTACCAAGTTATCAGAAAGAAGGAAAAAAACAGCACAAAATTTAGAAAAGCTTGTAAATGATGAGCTTGAAGATTTAGGTTTACAAAGTGCACAATTTGTAGTTGATATTCATTCTCCAACTAAAGATAAGGGTCAAAGCCCAAGCGAAATTAATTTTAGCATGTACGGATTCGATAAAGTTGAATTTATGATATCTACCAATATTGGTCAAGATGTAAAGCCATTAGCTAAAATTGTGTCCGGAGGAGAGGTTTCTAGGATAATGCTGGCATTAAAAAATGTATTGGCGGCAGTAGATGATATTCCCAGTTTAATTTTTGATGAAATAGATACAGGCATAAGTGGAAGAACTGGCCAGATGGTAGCTGAAAAGATTGCCCAAATTTCGCGCACAAGGCAAGTTATATGCGTGACTCATCTTGCTTCTATTGCAGCAATGGCTGATATACATTTTTTCATTCAAAAAAAAGTGGAAGGCGGGGATACATCTACAGTTGTCAACAGATTGGACGGGAAGCAAACTGTATCAGAAATAGCTAGACTTCTCGGAGGTAAGAATATTACAGATATTTCGTTAAATCACGCTCAAGAAATGCTAAAAACGGCTAAAAAATTAAAAAAAGCAATTTAA
- a CDS encoding arginine repressor, translated as MKIHRHAKILEIIQQKDIETQEELTDELRNIGIDVTQATISRDIKELRLTKVLAESGKYKYAYIEQDGESISNKLIRVFSDSIISINHVNNLIVIKTLTGSAHAAAAAVDSFKYTEILGTIAGDDTILVIVQTNEIAEALVKKFKKLLD; from the coding sequence ATGAAGATACATAGGCATGCCAAAATATTAGAAATAATACAACAAAAAGATATCGAAACACAAGAAGAGTTGACTGATGAATTGAGGAATATAGGTATAGATGTGACTCAGGCTACAATATCCAGAGATATCAAAGAGCTAAGGTTGACTAAAGTATTAGCAGAAAGCGGAAAATATAAATATGCATATATTGAACAGGACGGAGAAAGCATATCTAATAAGTTGATAAGAGTTTTTTCAGATTCTATAATTTCCATTAACCATGTGAACAATCTAATTGTGATTAAAACTTTAACAGGTTCTGCTCATGCAGCTGCAGCTGCAGTGGATTCTTTTAAATATACTGAAATATTAGGTACTATAGCAGGTGATGATACTATATTAGTTATTGTTCAAACAAATGAAATTGCAGAAGCTTTAGTAAAAAAGTTTAAGAAATTACTGGATTGA
- a CDS encoding NAD(+)/NADH kinase: protein MNKGFNKIGLIPNELKDKNLKITWKLQSWLCQRGCKVYIPSTFKKQKDDLNLNFIDFPAIFNACQMVIVLGGDGTLLRVAKSAAHCNTPILGVNLGRLGYLTEIEIKDMFEVISQILEGNYIIEKRMMLKAKILKGTLEKTSFLALNDVGVAKGSLSRMILLKTYIDDYFVDTFPADGLIVSSPTGSTAYSLSAGGPIISPKMESLLITPICPHTLHSRPIVISDSETVKIKVVGDYENILVTIDGQEGYSLNKGEVVLVSKADIYTQLVRYKDKNFYSILRKKLSERKYEQYEE, encoded by the coding sequence TTGAATAAAGGCTTTAATAAAATTGGATTGATACCTAACGAATTAAAAGATAAAAATTTAAAGATAACTTGGAAGCTGCAAAGTTGGTTATGTCAGAGAGGATGTAAAGTATATATACCAAGTACTTTTAAAAAACAAAAAGATGATTTAAATTTAAACTTTATCGATTTTCCTGCAATTTTTAATGCCTGTCAAATGGTTATAGTACTTGGTGGTGATGGAACATTGCTTAGAGTGGCCAAGAGCGCTGCTCATTGCAATACGCCTATACTTGGAGTGAATTTAGGTAGGTTAGGATATTTAACAGAAATAGAAATAAAAGATATGTTTGAAGTGATAAGCCAAATTCTTGAGGGAAATTATATAATAGAAAAGAGAATGATGCTTAAAGCAAAAATATTGAAGGGAACGCTGGAGAAAACATCCTTTCTTGCGTTAAATGATGTAGGAGTTGCGAAAGGCTCTTTATCGCGAATGATACTTCTAAAAACATATATAGATGACTATTTTGTTGATACATTCCCTGCTGACGGTTTAATAGTTTCAAGTCCTACCGGTTCTACTGCCTATTCTTTATCTGCCGGAGGACCTATAATAAGCCCAAAGATGGAATCTTTGCTTATAACACCGATATGTCCCCACACCCTTCATTCTAGACCAATCGTTATATCGGATAGTGAAACTGTCAAGATAAAAGTGGTAGGGGACTATGAAAATATCCTGGTGACTATAGATGGACAGGAAGGATATAGCTTGAATAAGGGTGAAGTTGTGTTAGTAAGTAAGGCGGATATTTATACTCAGTTAGTAAGATATAAAGATAAGAATTTTTATAGTATTCTTAGGAAAAAGTTATCTGAGAGAAAATATGAACAATATGAAGAATAA
- a CDS encoding TlyA family RNA methyltransferase encodes MSKKSRLDKVLVEKGLAKSRDRAKRLIMAGQVYVNNELVDKPGTNICICDMDKIVIKGNDIPFVSRGGLKLEKAINEFDIDLNGKICIDVGASTGGFTDCMLKKGASRVYSIDVGYGQFDWSLRNDPRVVCMERTNIRNVVPADIGVLCDFASIDVSFISLKLVIPVVKNLLNDQGKMVCLIKPQFEVGKEKVGKNGVVRDPVAHKQVINDIIQFSINSKLCIMDIGFSPIKGPKGNIEYLIYLSNDSANNKTEYSMIEGKIDIIVDSSHDVLN; translated from the coding sequence ATGAGCAAAAAAAGCAGGCTAGATAAAGTACTTGTGGAAAAAGGATTAGCTAAGAGCAGGGATCGAGCAAAACGCTTAATAATGGCTGGTCAAGTCTATGTCAACAATGAGTTGGTGGATAAACCTGGGACGAATATATGTATATGTGATATGGACAAAATAGTCATTAAGGGGAACGATATTCCATTTGTTAGTCGTGGAGGCTTAAAACTTGAAAAGGCAATAAATGAATTTGATATAGATTTAAATGGCAAAATATGCATTGATGTAGGTGCTTCTACCGGAGGATTTACAGACTGCATGCTCAAAAAAGGGGCATCGCGCGTATATTCAATAGATGTTGGGTATGGACAATTTGATTGGAGCCTTAGAAATGACCCAAGAGTTGTGTGTATGGAACGTACAAATATACGAAATGTAGTTCCAGCTGATATAGGAGTATTATGTGACTTTGCTTCCATCGATGTTTCTTTTATTTCACTGAAATTAGTAATTCCAGTTGTGAAAAATCTTCTTAATGATCAAGGGAAAATGGTTTGTCTTATAAAACCGCAATTCGAGGTTGGAAAAGAAAAAGTAGGGAAAAATGGAGTTGTAAGGGATCCTGTAGCTCATAAACAAGTAATAAATGATATTATTCAATTTTCAATTAATTCTAAATTATGTATAATGGATATCGGATTCTCTCCTATAAAAGGGCCAAAGGGCAATATCGAATATTTGATATATTTATCTAATGACTCAGCCAATAATAAAACAGAATATAGCATGATCGAAGGAAAAATTGATATAATAGTAGATAGCTCACATGATGTTTTGAATTAA
- a CDS encoding divergent PAP2 family protein: MDFINQIASNKALGISILAWFIAQTSKVLITLIMTRKFNFELFVSTGGMPSSHSAFVTALAVAVGKEYGWDSYLFAISVVFSMIVMYDAAGIRRAAGKQAKILNSIVKEIQINRVLNEEKLKELLGHTPFEVIGGAAVGILVSNIFL; encoded by the coding sequence TTGGATTTTATAAATCAGATCGCCTCGAATAAAGCTTTAGGCATATCCATCCTTGCATGGTTCATTGCTCAAACATCAAAAGTATTGATAACTTTGATCATGACTAGAAAGTTTAATTTTGAGCTTTTTGTAAGCACTGGCGGCATGCCTAGTTCCCACTCGGCGTTTGTCACTGCTTTAGCAGTTGCTGTGGGAAAGGAATATGGTTGGGATTCTTACTTGTTTGCTATTTCAGTGGTTTTTTCTATGATAGTAATGTATGACGCTGCAGGGATAAGAAGGGCAGCGGGAAAACAGGCTAAAATTTTGAATAGCATTGTTAAGGAAATACAAATCAATCGAGTCCTAAACGAAGAAAAGTTGAAGGAACTACTGGGTCACACGCCTTTTGAAGTGATAGGTGGTGCTGCAGTAGGAATTTTAGTTTCTAATATATTTTTATGA
- a CDS encoding polyprenyl synthetase family protein: MQFKNAFNEKKRMFDKYLDEYLPSGKENIGVIEDAMRYSVLSGGKRLRPILMASTYELFRDDIQGIIPLACSIEYIHCYSLIHDDLPAMDNDDYRRGKLTNHKVFGEAMAILAGDALLTHAFETMLSCINFDSAATYIRAIREITASAGLDGMLGGQVADVIYEGKNISSDVLRYIHTHKTGALIRASVITGAIMGNAEHEQRMALEKYAHNIGLAFQIKDDLLDIIGDENIMGKKTGSDAKKNKSTYPSLFGIDESKKVLDSLTSEAVDSLKIFGESAEFLQQLAIYIGKRDR; encoded by the coding sequence TTGCAATTTAAAAATGCCTTCAATGAGAAAAAACGAATGTTTGATAAATATTTAGATGAATATCTTCCATCCGGAAAAGAAAACATAGGTGTTATAGAAGATGCGATGAGATATAGTGTACTATCTGGAGGCAAGAGATTAAGACCCATCCTCATGGCCAGTACATATGAGCTGTTTAGAGATGATATACAAGGGATAATACCTTTAGCATGTTCAATTGAGTATATTCATTGCTATTCTTTGATACATGACGATTTGCCTGCTATGGATAATGATGATTACAGGCGCGGAAAGCTTACAAATCACAAGGTGTTTGGAGAAGCCATGGCAATATTGGCAGGAGATGCTCTTTTGACTCATGCTTTTGAAACCATGTTAAGTTGTATAAATTTTGATAGCGCAGCTACATATATCAGGGCTATAAGAGAGATCACGGCTTCAGCAGGATTGGATGGAATGCTAGGTGGTCAGGTTGCCGATGTGATATACGAGGGTAAAAATATTTCAAGTGATGTATTAAGGTATATTCATACTCATAAGACCGGTGCTCTTATAAGGGCAAGTGTTATAACGGGCGCTATAATGGGGAATGCTGAACATGAACAGAGGATGGCTCTAGAGAAATATGCTCATAATATAGGTCTCGCATTTCAGATAAAAGACGATTTATTGGATATAATAGGTGATGAAAACATAATGGGCAAAAAAACAGGCAGCGATGCAAAGAAAAACAAATCTACTTATCCATCTTTGTTTGGCATAGATGAATCAAAAAAAGTTCTAGATTCATTGACTAGTGAAGCAGTTGATTCACTTAAAATATTTGGAGAATCGGCTGAATTTCTCCAACAATTAGCAATATATATTGGAAAGAGAGACAGGTGA
- a CDS encoding exodeoxyribonuclease VII small subunit produces the protein MCDKKQPKFEECLKKLENIVTKLENNDLPLDQALKNFEEGIRLTRICNKMLDDAERRINILIDKEDGTSDELAFEAVKEE, from the coding sequence ATGTGTGATAAAAAACAGCCCAAATTTGAAGAATGCCTTAAAAAACTAGAAAATATTGTTACAAAATTAGAAAACAATGATTTGCCTCTAGATCAAGCGTTAAAGAATTTTGAGGAAGGTATTAGATTGACTAGAATATGCAATAAAATGCTTGATGATGCAGAAAGACGAATAAATATTTTAATAGATAAAGAAGATGGAACTTCAGATGAACTAGCATTTGAAGCAGTTAAGGAGGAATAG
- the xseA gene encoding exodeoxyribonuclease VII large subunit yields the protein MNDVISVTQLTNYIRELISQDRSLSNIMVKGEISNFKHHYSGHMYFVLKDSKCKIRCVMFKSFNSKLKFIPDDGDNVIISGSVSVYERDGQYQLYAHDIQPDGIGALYKAYEQLKQKLEAEGLFDDRLKKKIPMLPSRIAVITSATGAALRDIINVATRRFPQVDILIIPVSVQGEKAAFEVANAIERANALEGIDVIIVARGGGSIEELWAFNEEIVARCVFNSTIPVISAVGHETDYTIIDFVSDLRAPTPSAAAELAVPNHYDLKTKLNSYYIRLVNSMNNIINIKKEKIKEVKNPQTYINNIRQYLDGLYKQLKYSIIMTYKAKGQKKDLLISKLNILNPLDIINRGYCVVEKKHNKKIIKSIDELMVNEEILLRIKDGTAECTVKTIMEEKP from the coding sequence ATGAATGACGTGATAAGTGTTACCCAGTTAACAAATTATATAAGAGAGCTTATTTCACAAGATAGAAGTTTGTCTAATATAATGGTGAAAGGTGAGATATCAAACTTTAAGCATCATTACTCAGGACATATGTATTTTGTGCTAAAAGATAGTAAGTGCAAGATAAGATGTGTCATGTTTAAAAGTTTTAATTCTAAACTCAAATTTATACCTGATGATGGCGATAATGTTATAATATCTGGAAGTGTTTCAGTTTATGAAAGAGATGGTCAATACCAGCTTTATGCACATGATATTCAACCGGATGGAATAGGTGCCCTTTATAAAGCCTATGAGCAATTGAAGCAAAAGCTTGAGGCAGAAGGATTGTTTGATGATAGACTTAAAAAGAAAATCCCAATGCTGCCTTCCAGGATAGCTGTCATAACTTCTGCGACAGGTGCAGCCTTGAGGGATATAATAAATGTTGCTACTCGACGTTTTCCACAAGTAGACATTCTTATAATACCTGTATCTGTACAAGGTGAAAAGGCTGCATTTGAAGTAGCTAATGCAATAGAAAGAGCTAATGCTCTTGAGGGAATAGATGTGATCATAGTGGCGAGAGGTGGTGGTTCCATAGAAGAATTATGGGCCTTTAATGAGGAGATTGTCGCTAGATGTGTTTTTAATTCTACAATACCTGTAATATCTGCTGTGGGTCATGAAACTGATTATACTATAATCGATTTTGTTTCAGACTTAAGAGCGCCTACACCTTCTGCTGCAGCGGAACTTGCAGTGCCAAATCATTATGATTTAAAGACTAAATTGAATTCATATTATATTAGATTAGTTAATAGCATGAATAATATCATAAACATAAAAAAAGAAAAGATTAAAGAAGTAAAAAATCCTCAAACATATATAAATAATATAAGGCAATATTTAGACGGACTTTATAAACAATTAAAATATAGTATTATTATGACTTATAAAGCAAAAGGACAGAAAAAGGATTTATTAATAAGCAAGCTTAATATACTGAATCCTCTAGACATAATAAATAGGGGCTACTGCGTAGTTGAAAAAAAACATAATAAAAAAATAATCAAATCAATTGATGAGCTTATGGTAAATGAAGAAATTCTTTTGAGGATAAAAGATGGTACTGCAGAGTGTACCGTTAAAACGATCATGGAGGAGAAACCATAA